One window of the Mycobacterium sp. JS623 genome contains the following:
- a CDS encoding helix-turn-helix transcriptional regulator: protein MVSVDDFSKMVSAVYACAVDPGQAAESITTIYQTLGARGGALLVAQGAVRNQIAAVLPADAAETYRHHYWRVDHVLDDVEAGPVGVVRTGSELMTPDHRSEFLNEWNRPNDLEDGMFVRLTSGRATTTFLVTAPRRTEPFGSAERLKAMNALTGHLQQALRTYDKFAESGRVNNGLVAMVDGMRHGTALVGPAGFLRCLNSSAELILQTADGLSLHAQCITATVGSAQAQLGKAIHTAIVGDRDGIRCGRSMLCARPSGRRPYVVHIVPSQPDDAGALMIIVDPEHQTMAAPALLAQLFSLTRAESQIASGIARGAPPKQLAEEMSVSLVTVRTHLQHVFDKTDTHRQADLARLLTNLLP, encoded by the coding sequence GTGGTTTCAGTAGACGACTTCTCCAAAATGGTCTCTGCCGTGTACGCGTGCGCGGTCGACCCCGGACAAGCAGCCGAGTCGATCACGACGATCTACCAGACACTCGGGGCCAGAGGCGGCGCACTGCTGGTGGCCCAAGGCGCGGTCCGAAACCAGATCGCGGCGGTGCTCCCCGCCGACGCCGCCGAGACCTACCGGCACCACTACTGGCGGGTCGACCACGTGTTGGACGACGTCGAGGCCGGACCCGTTGGCGTGGTGCGCACCGGTAGCGAGTTGATGACACCAGATCACCGCTCGGAGTTCCTCAACGAGTGGAACCGCCCCAACGATCTCGAAGACGGCATGTTCGTCCGACTCACCTCGGGCCGAGCTACGACAACTTTCCTGGTGACGGCACCACGACGCACCGAACCATTTGGCTCAGCGGAGCGCCTCAAAGCCATGAACGCCCTGACCGGTCATCTGCAGCAAGCGTTGCGCACCTATGACAAGTTCGCCGAAAGCGGGAGGGTCAACAACGGACTCGTGGCGATGGTCGATGGAATGCGCCACGGGACTGCCCTGGTGGGGCCGGCTGGGTTTCTCCGTTGCCTCAACTCGTCGGCCGAGCTCATTCTTCAGACAGCCGACGGACTATCCCTGCACGCGCAGTGCATCACCGCGACCGTTGGGTCCGCGCAGGCCCAACTGGGCAAAGCAATTCACACCGCGATCGTGGGCGACCGAGACGGAATCCGTTGCGGGCGCTCGATGCTGTGCGCTCGCCCCTCCGGTCGGCGACCCTACGTTGTGCACATAGTGCCGTCGCAGCCAGACGACGCCGGTGCGTTGATGATCATCGTCGATCCCGAGCACCAAACCATGGCCGCGCCAGCGCTGCTTGCCCAGCTCTTCTCACTTACCCGGGCCGAATCCCAGATAGCGTCTGGAATAGCGCGCGGTGCCCCACCAAAGCAACTTGCAGAGGAGATGTCGGTGTCTCTGGTTACTGTGCGGACCCATCTGCAGCACGTATTCGACAAGACCGACACCCACCGCCAAGCTGACCTCGCGCGCCTTCTCACCAACCTGCTGCCCTGA